A single Dermacentor variabilis isolate Ectoservices chromosome 9, ASM5094787v1, whole genome shotgun sequence DNA region contains:
- the LOC142558151 gene encoding methyltransferase-like protein 27: protein MAKKASTGSLDRSDLVDFVVDDRTADETRAIYNSWANNYEEDMTLQKYKAPSIMAHFINQELQVKKDAVILDVGSGTGLLGVQLKNLGYSYMDALDYSEEMMSEAKKKSLYKRHFLEKVSKNNKLSLRDGEYDVVALCGCLMPGHIMPDALPEVARLLKPNGRLMWVHRTLDYYESKSEQFLETRFTGTLQALCRQFRMEIVVRKKVQEYRLKCDGQIFALKKK from the exons ATGGCCAAGAAAGCCTCGACGGGTTCCCTGGACCGGTCGGACCTCGTCGACTTCGTCGTCGACGATCGGACGGCCGATGAGACCAGGGCCATCTACAACAGCTGGGCGAACAATTACGAGGAG GACATGACACTGCAGAAGTACAAGGCCCCGAGCATCATGGCTCACTTCATCAACCAGGAACTGCAGGTCAAGAAGGACGCCGTCATTCTGGACGTCGGAAGTGGAACCGGACTGCTCGGGGTGCAG CTGAAGAACCTCGGCTACAGCTACATGGACGCCCTGGACTACAGCGAGGAGATGATGAGCGAAGCGAAGAAGAAGAGTCTCTACAAGCGCCACTTCCTCGAGAAGGTCTCCAAGAACAACAAGCTCTCCCTCAGGGACG GTGAGTACGACGTTGTGGCCCTGTGCGGTTGCCTCATGCCCGGCCACATCATGCCGGACGCTCTTCCTGAGGTAGCTAGGCTCCTAAAGC CCAACGGCCGCCTGATGTGGGTCCACCGCACGCTGGACTACTACGAGAGCAAGTCGGAGCAGTTCCTGGAGACACGCTTCACGGGCACCCTGCAGGCGCTGTGTCGCCAGTTCCGCATGGAGATCGTCGTCCGCAAGAAGGTCCAGGAGTACCGGCTCAAGTGCGACGGCCAGATATTCGCGCTCAAGAAGAAGTGA